The genomic DNA CACGCGCGATGCGGGCGCGCATGCTGGACGACCACACCCATCCGTTGGAGGCCAGGGCGCTGATCCTGTCCGGCGCGATCGGCAACCCACGGTCGCGCGGGCCCGATAAAACTTGCCTGCCGTGGGCTTGCCCCAGATACTGCGGCCTGGCACTCCAGCGCCTCGGGGCGTGGCTGTGCTGCGCGGGTCCGGTGGACCCGGCATCCAGGGCCCGTCGACCGGCCCCGTTCCCCCTTCCCTCGTCAGAAAGCCTGCCAATGACCGCCATTGTTCGTGCCCTGATCTTGCTGGCCCTCCTCTCGGGGGGGATCACCGTGCGCGCCCAGAACCTGCTCACCAACGGCAACTTCGACGCCGGCCTGGCCGGCTGGAGCACCTGGACGGCGCCGCCGGGCTTCTGGGATGGCACCTGGATCCACAGCAACGATTGCGACATCTGGGTGCCCACCCAGTGCCCCTTCGGGGGTGCGGGCACCTCGCACGCGCAGAAGAAGGGCAGCGGCGCGGGCAATGCGCACGGCGGCCTGTTCCAGACCGTGGCGGTGACCCCCGGGCGGGTGTACCGGCTGCGCGGCGCCTGGTCAGGGGGCGTGACGGGCAATGCGGGCGGCAACGCCACCTGGTGGGAGGTCGTGGCCTACGACGGCGCCGTGGGGGCCGCCACCATCGACGCCGCGCCCGGCCCGCTGGACACGATGATCGCCCGCCGCGACGTCTCGAACCTCGCGCTCAACGGGGTATTCCAGTTCCAGTGGGAGCCGTTCGATGCCACCTTCACCGCCGCCTCGAGCCAGGTGACCATCGCGCTGAAGACCGGCAGCTTCTTCACCTTCGACGCGGCGGGCTACCACGACGACCTCGTGCTCGAAGAAGTGGCGCCCAGCCAAATTCCCGTCAACTCGCCCTGGGCGCTGGCGATGCTTTGCCTGGTGCTTCTGGCGACCGGTGCCTGGCTGCGGCGGAGCCAGGGGATGCGCCCCAGGTAGGGGGCGGCACAAATTTTCAAGTGCTTCTTGGCCCCCAGCGCTTTGCCAGAAAGCGCTGAAAGCTATCGAAAATATAGCAATCAGGCCAGCAGCGCCACCGCCGCCGAAAAGCTCAGGAACGCCAGCGCCGTGGACACCAGGATGATCCGCGCCACGCGCCCGTTGTTGGCGCCAAACTTCTCGGCCAGCAGCGAGACGTTGCTGGCGCTGGGCAGGGCCGCCAGCAGCACCAGCACCGTGAGCGCGAACGGCGTGAGCGGCACCCCGAGCGCGATGGCCGCCGTGCCCGCGCCCCACACCAGCAGCGGGTGCACCAGCAGCTTGGCCAGCGCGATGGGCACGTAGTCGCGCGCGGGCACCTGCTCGTGCTGGTTCATCTGCGAGCGGGCCAGCACCGCGCCGATGGTGAACAGCGCCACGGGCGAGGCCGCGTCGGCCAGCATGGCGATGGTCTTGTCGACCGGGCCCGGCAGCGTGAACTGCAGGGCCGATGCCAGCGCGCCCAGCGCGATCGACCAGGGCATGGGGTTGGTCGCCATGCCCTTGAAGGCGCTGCGCAGCGCCACGCCCACGCCGTGGGTGCCGGCGCCGTCCAGCCGCGACAGCGCGATGCACAGCGAGCTGGTGATGACCATGTCCACCACGATGGTGACGATGGCCGGGCCCGCGCTTTGCGCGCCCAGCAAGGCCACGAGCAGCGGGACCCCCATGAAGCCCGTGTTGGGAAAGGCGGCCACCAGCGCGCCGAAGGCCGCGTCGTTCCAGCCGATGCGCGCACTGCGCGTGAGCGCCACCGTGCCGCCCACCATGGCCAGGGCGCACACCACGTACACGCCCGCCACGGCCGGGTCCAGCAGCTGCCCGATGGGCGTGCTGGCGCCAAAGCGGTACAGCATGCAGGGCAGCGCGAAATACAGCACGAAGGCATTGAGCCCCGGGATGGCCGGCTGGGGCAGCACGCCGCGCCGCGCGGCCAGATAGCCGCAGAGCACGAGCGCGAAGAAGGGGAAGGTGATGAGCAGGACGGAGAGCACGGGGCTATTGTCCGTGCTGCGCGGCGCGGCCGGTCGCCGGGCGCCGGCGGCGGTCAGCGCAAAGTCAGGCGGGGGCCATCACCCCTGGCGAATGCACGGCGCGAGCGCCGGCGCGGCGGTGCCCTTGCGCGCCACTACTGCTTGCGCTGCACGATCAGGTTGCGCTTGGCGTCCTCGGGGTAGGCGAAGGTGATGGCACCGTTCCTGACCATGCCGATGACCAGCATGTTGCGGGTGATGGCCTCCTTGTCCTGCACGCTGAACGGCTTGTCGTAGGTGGACACCACCCCGTAGTAGGTCTTCATCCTGCCCTCCAGCGATTCCTTGATGGCCTTGCCCGAGAGGTTGCCGTCGCGGATGCCGAGGAAGGAATACATCAGCAGGTACGTGGCGTCGTACGCGTTGGCCGCGGCCATGGGCACGGCCACCTTGCCGTTGTACTTGCGGGTGTAGCTCGACAGGAACGAGGCCCGGCGCTCGTTGCTCGGCTCGGCGATGAAGGTCTGCACCATGAGCGCGCCCTCGGCGGCGTCCTTGGCCCCTTCAAGGAAGAACGGGAAGGACAGCGGCCACGCGCCCACCTGGGGCACCTTCCAGCCCATCGCCTTCTTGCCGTTGGCGATGGTCGCGTTCTCCGGCCCCACGGTGTAGCTGTAGACCACGTTGGCGCCCGCGGCGCGGGCGGCCGCGAGCTCGGCCGTGAGGTCCTTCACGCCCAGGTCGAAGCGCGCCACGTGCACGGGCTTGAGGTTCTTGGCCGCCAGCGCCGCCACCACGTCGTTGTAGCCGCCCTCGCCGTAGCCCGTCTTGTCGGCGAAGATGGCCACCTTGTCCCAGCCGCGCTTGACGATGTCGTCCACCATGAAGGGCGCCTGCAGCGCGTCGCGGGCCTGCACCCGGAAGATGTAGCTGTCGGCGGCCGGGTACCTGGCCGTGACCGCCGTGCCCGTGGAGCACGGCACGATGAGCGGGCTCCTGGCCTCCTGGAACAGGTCGATGGCCTTGAGCGCCACGCCGGTGTTGCAAAAGCCGATGGTGGCGACCACCTTCTCGCCCAGCAGCTCCTGCGAGACCTTGCGGCCCTGGTCCGGGTTGGCGGCGTCGTCCTTGATGACCAGCTCCAGCGGCCGCCCCAGGTAGCCGCCCACGGCGTTGATCTCGTCCACCGCGAGCTTGATGCCGTTGAGCATGGGCACCCCGAAATCCGCCGAAGGCCCCGTGAACGGGCCGACCACGCCGACACGCACCGGGGCGGTGCTGCCCAGCTGCGCGTGCGCCGGGGCCAGCGCGGCGGCGCAGGCCAGCAGGGCGGCGCCCAGGGCCCCACGGCCGCGGCGCCGGCGGGTACCAGGTTGCAGCGGTGCCCGGGCGCGAAGGGGGCGAAGGGCGCGGAGTGGGGCAGGAAGGTGCATGGTGGGACTCGTCACGGCGCGGCCACCCGGATCGGGCGAAAACCGATGGGCGTAGTATCAAAGTGTGACGATCCCGTCCCTAGCGGGGTTTCCCGCAGCGCGGGGGCGGCGTCAGGCCCCTGTCAGACCCCGCCGGGCCCGGGGCCGGCCGCGGCGCAACCCGGCCCCGCCGGAGCGCGCCGGTATCATTGCGCGCTCCGGCGGCGCTGCGGTACGCCCGCCCCTGGGTGCCCCCGGCCCCTTCTTCCTCTCCTGCTTTTTCCTTCTTCCTCCATCCATGTCCGCCGGTCTCAATCTCGCCCAGCTCCAGGCTGTCCACTACACCGACGGGGCCTGCCTGGTGCTGGCCGGCGCGGGCTCGGGCAAGACGCGCGTGATCACGCAGAAGATCGCGCACATGATCGAGAAGGGCATGGAGCCCAGGCGCATCGCCGCCATCACCTTCACCAACAAGGCGGCCGCCGAAATGCGCGAGCGCGCCAAGGGCCTGATCGGCCGGCGCGCCAAGGACGTGCTGGTGTGCACCTTCCACGCCCTGGGCGTGCGCATGGTGCGCGAGGATGGTTCGGTGCTGGGCCTCAAGCCCCAGTTCAGCATCCTGGATGCCGACGACGTGACGGGCATCCTGAAAGAAGCCTCGGGCGGCACCACCGACATGGCCACCGCGCGCCAGTGGCAGTGGGTGATCAGCAAGTGGAAGAACATGGGCCTGACCTCCGAGCAGGCGCTGGCCCAGGCGGCCGACGACAACGAGCGCATCATCGCCACGCTGATGGCGCGCTACGAGGAGCGCCTGGCGGCCTACCAGAGCGTGGACTTCGACGACCTCATCGGCATGCCGCTGCGCCTGCTGCGCGACTTCCCCGAAGTGCGCGCCAAGTGGCAGGCGGCGCTGAGCCACGTGCTGGTCGATGAATACCAGGACACCAACGCCACGCAGTACGAGCTGCTCAAGCTGCTGGTGGGCGAGAACGGGCACTTCACGGCCGTGGGCGACGACGACCAGTCCATCTACGGCTGGCGCGGCGCCACGCTGGACAACTTGAAGAAGCTGCCCATCGACTTCCCGCACCTCAAGGTCATCAAGCTGGAGCAGAACTACCGCTCCACCAGCGCCATCCTGCGCGCGGCCAACAACGTGATCGGGCCCAACCCCAAGCTGTTTCCGAAAACGCTGTTCTCCGAGCTGGGCGAGGGCGAGCCCGTGCGCGTGGTGGACGCCGACAGCGAAGAGCACGAGGCCGAACGCGCCGTGGCCCGCATCCAGAGCCTGCGCGCGGCCAGCAACCCGCCGCCCGACTGGAAGGCCTTCGCCATCCTGTACCGCGCCAACCACCAGGCCAAGCCGTTCGAGAAGGCGCTGCGCAAGGCCAACATTCCCTACAAGGTCTCGGGCGGCACCAGCTTCTTCGACCGCGCCGAGATCAAGGACCTGTGCGCCTGGTTCCGGCTGTGGATCAACAACGACGATGACCCGGCGTTCCTGCGCGCCATCACCACGCCCAAGCGCGGCATCGGCCACACCACGCTGGCGGCGCTGGGCGCGTTCGCCACGCAGCACAAGCAGAGCATGTTCGGCGCGCTGTTCAACGGCATGCTGCCGGCGGCCGTGCCCAAGCGGGCCATGGACGGCCTGCATGAATTTGGCCGCTACATCAACTACCTGGAGTACAGCGCGCGCCGCGTGCATGGCGCCGAGGAGTCGCGCACCTTCCTGAACGAGTGGCTCAAGGAGATCGGCTACGAGCAGCACCTGTACGACAACGAGGACAGCGAAAAGGTGGCCGCCGCGCGCTGGAGCAATGTGATGGAGTTCTGCGACTGGATGGCCCAGCGCGCGGGCGGCCAGATCGACGACACGGCGGGCGCCGTGGTGGCCAAGGAGACCAAGAGCCTGCTGGAGGTGTCGCAGACCATCGCGCTGCTGTCCACCATCAGCGAACGCGAGCAGGAACAGGACATGGTGACGCTGTCGACCCTGCACGCGAGCAAGGGCCTGGAGTGGCCGCACGTGGTGCTGGTGGGCGTGACCGAAGGCATGCTGCCGTTCAAGCTCGACGACGACGAGGGGCGCCAGCAGAAGGTGAGCGACGACACGCTGCAGCGCCTGCAGGAAGAGCGCCGCCTGATGTACGTGGGCATCACCCGCGCCCAGCGCACGCTGGCCGTGAGCTGGACCAAGCGGCGCAAGAAGGGCCGCGAGATGGTGGCCGCGCAGCCCAGCCGCTTCATCGCCGAGATGGGCCTGGACAAGACCACCGCCCGCGAAGACCCGCGCGAGAAGCTCAAGGCCCTGCGCGCCGAATTCGCCGCCAAGGCCCAGGCGACGAGCGCGGCCAACGCCGCCGTGGCCGCCCAGCCCGCGCCCACGGCCTGAGGCGCCCCATGCCCCGGCCGGCACCCGCTCGCCCCCGCCCCGCGCCCCGGCGGGGGGCTGCTTTTATTTTGATAGCTATCAGCGCTTATCCTACAAGCGCCCACCGCCGAAATGAACCACAATCCACGGCGACGTGCCCCGCCGCGGCGGACAGGGGCCACCCGCGCCTGCGGGGCCGCTGGCTGGCCGAGCCGCCGGCCCCCGCGCCGGGCGCCACGGCCACGCCGCAGCTGGGGCAGCACGCCGCACTGGCACACAGCGTGCGTGGTACCGTGCAGCGTGGCGGCACCACGGCGCCGGTCAGCGGCGACGCCGATGGCGGCGACCCGACCCTGGAAGAATCGATCAACGGCATGAACATCAGCACCCCCTGGACGGGCCAGGTGGTGGATGGATCGTGCGGCAAGGAAATACGCGGAACATGGAACAACGCCACCCCCACCCCTTCAGCTCCATCGGCCCCTTTCGCGCTGCGCAGGCAGGTGGGGTGGCCATGACCGCCACGCCCGCCGCCGCGCCATCGCGTCGCACGCTGGCGCTGCTGGTGGCCGCCGCGCTGGCGCCCGCCGGCGCCGCGCTGGCACAGGCGGTGGCACCGGCCGGCGCCACCGCCTCGGCCGCCGGGGGCGCAGAGAGCGCCTGGCGCCGCTGCACCGCCCTGTCCAGCGACAACCAGGCGCGCCTGGCCTGCTTCGACCAGTGGGCCGCCGACCAGCAAAGCTGGAATGCGCCGGGCGCCTCCGCCGCCGCGTCGGCCGTGCCGCCGCCCGTGGACACCACCCTGCCCGCCACCCGCGTCATCGACGTGGCCCGCACCGAGGGCTGCCGCGACCCGCAGTACAGCGACCTCTCGCGCTTCTGGGAGCTGGAATCGGGCAGCGACTGCGGCACCTTCAGCTTCCGGGGCTACCGGCCCATCACCGTGTCGGTGGTGGCGTCGAGCAACGTGAACCGCCAGCCCACGTCCGACGCGGCGGACCACTCGGCCACCGAATCCACGCCCTACCGCCGCACCGAGAACCGCATCCAGCTGTCGGTGCGCACCAAGCTCGCGCAGGGCCTGCTCACGCAGGGCCACCCCACGCTCAAGGATTCCGTGTGGTTCGGCTATTCGCAGCAGTCGTACTGGCAGCTGTTCACGCCCCAGATCTCGCGCCCCTTCCGCGCCACCGACCACGAGCCCGAGGTCATGTACGTCTACCCCACCACGGCGCAGCTGCCGTTCGGCTGGAAGTGGCGCTACAGCGGCATCGGCCTGGTGCACCAGTCCAACGGCCAGAGCAAGCCCCTGTCGCGCAGCTGGAACCGCGTGTACCTCATGACCGGCATGGAGCTTTCCAACAGCTTCAGCGTGAACGCGCGCCTGTGGAAGCGCGTGCCCGAAAGCTCGGGCAGCGACGACAACCCCGGCATCAGCGACTACGTCGGCCGGGGCGAGCTGTCGGCGTTCTGGAACGTCAACAAGGACAACACCGTGGGCGCCACGCTGCGCCACTCGCTGTCGAGCAGCGACCGGGGCTCGGTGCGCCTGGAATGGCTGCAGACGGTGGGCACGGGCCTTTTTGGCAGCAAGAGCAACCTGCGCCTGCACACGCAGCTGTTCAGCGGCTATGGCGACAGCATGATCGACTACAACCGCAAGCGCACCGTGTTCAGCCTGGGGCTGAGCCTGGTGGATTTCTAGCAGGGACATCCCCCCTGAGGCGCTGTGCGCCGTCCCCCCCCGCTCTCGCTCCGCTGCGCTGCGCGGGCAGAGGGACGCAGCCCTCGCTGCGGGGCGGCCCTTGCTTGGCTGCTCTGGCGTGGGCCGCGCCAGTCGCATACGCCTTGGGCAACGCAACGGCCGGGCGCAACCAAAGGCCAGACGCGCCACACACTCTACTCACAACTCGTTACGACATCGCCCTCAAGTTTCGCGCGCTGGCGCCGGGGCGCCGCCACAATGGCACGCGCACAGAAACCAGCGCGGCCCTGGCGAACGGCTCCCGATAAGAGCCCCTTTCCCACCGTTTTACCTGCCATTGCCCGCACCGTGCGCCCTCGACAATGCCGACAGAGAGGAACACACCCATGGACATGCAATACCAGCTCAAGGCAGGCAGCTACTACCTCTACGACATGCGCGAGGCGCCCAGCGCCGTGACGGGTGAGCGCAGGTTCAAGCTGAAAACCGATACCGTGGCGATTGCGTTCGATGCGCACACGGGCGAGGTGCACCAGCACGGCAGCCCCACGCGCATCCAGTCCTGGGCCAACAACACGCGCCGCCGCCTGCGGGCCGCAGGAGCCCAGGACGTGGCCAACGACATCGTGGTGGTGTCGGGCCCGCTGCCCGTGGACGAGCTCAACAAATGCCTGTGGGTGCGCGGCTACGTGCGCCGCATGTTCTCGCGCCTGGCCACCCTGCCCCACGGCAAGCTGCAGCGGCCCGCGGCCGAACCGTTTCGCAAGGCGGCCTGACACGCCGGGCACCCGTCCTCCGAAGATCCCCGCCAGGGCCGCGCACAGCGGCCCTTTTCTTTTCTGGCCCCCCCCCGAAAAGTTCTTGAACAGGTTCTCAGGCCTCGGTGTCCTCGGCCACGTCGCTTTCCAGCGCTTCCAGCACCTCGGCATGCTTGACGATAGTCACCGGCACCGGGCTCGCGTGCGCGACCTCCTGCGAGACCGAGCCCAGCAGCGCGCTGGTGATGGCGCCCTGCCCCTTGGCACCGATGATGACCATGTCGCAGCCCGAGCGCTCGATCATGTCCACCAGCGTGTGGGCCACGTCGCCCACGCCCACGTCGGTCTCGTAGGCCACGCCCGCCGCGTCGAGCAGCGCCCGCGCGGACGCCATGAGGTGCTGGCCGGCCTCCAGGCTGGCGGCGGCGATCAGGTCGGGGTCGCGCGTGGTCACCAGTTCGTACAGCGTGGCGGGTTCCTGCACGTTGGCCAGGACCACGCTGGCCTTCAGGCCCTGGCCCAGGAGCGCCAGCGCATGGTGCACGCCGTCCAGGGAGAGTTCCGAGCCATCCACGGCGATGAGGATCTTGAGCATGTTGTTCTCCTTGTGATGGGCTGGTAGCCCGTCTGGAACCAGTGTAGCGATGCGGCGCGCCAACGCCAGCCCATGTCCCTGCGGCCTGCCCGCACAAGGCGGGGGCGGCCCGTCTGGGACAATCGCCCCATCATGCTGCAGTTCGACCTCCTCAAAACCGACCCCACCAGCCACGCACGCCGTGGCACGCTCACGCTCAACCACGGCGTGGTGCAGACCCCCATCTTCATGCCCGTGGGCACCTACGGCACCGTCAAGGGCGTGATGCCGCGCAGCCTGCACGACATGGGTGCGCAGATCATCCTGGGCAATACCTTCCACCTGTGGATGCGCCCGGGCCTGGACGTGATGCAGAGCTTTGGCGGCCTGCACGGCTTTGAAAAGTGGGACAAGCCCATCCTCACCGACTCGGGCGGTTTCCAGGTCTGGAGCCTGGGCGCGATGCGCAAGATCACCGAAGAGGGCGTGACCTTCGCCAGCCCCGTCAACGGCGACAAGCTCTTCATGTCGCCCGAGGTGAGCATGCAGATCCAGACCACGCTCAACTCCGACATCGTGATGCAGCTCGACGAGTGCACGCCGTACGAGACCAAGGGCCACCTCACCACCGAGGCCGAGGCGCGCAAGAGCATGGAAATGAGCCTGCGCTGGGCCAAGCGCTCGCGGGATGAATTCCAGCGGCTGGAGAACCCCAACGCGCTGTTCGGCATCGTGCAGGGCGGCATGTACAAGAACCTGCGCCAGGAATCGCTGGAGCGCCTGGTCGAGATGGATTTCCCCGGCTACGCCGTGGGCGGCGTGAGCGTGGGCGAACCCAAGGACGAGATGCTGGACATCATGGCCCACACGCCGCACCGCCTGCCCGCGCACAAGCCCCGCTACCTGATGGGCGTGGGCACGCCCGAGGACCTGGTGCAGGGCGTGGCCGACGGCGTGGACATGTTCGACTGCGTGATGCCCACGCGCAACGCGCGCAACGGCACGCTGTTCACGCGGTTTGGCGACCTGAAAATCCGCAACGCGCGCCACAAGGCCGACCACCAGCCCCTGGACACCAGTTGCACCTGCTATGCCTGCGCGGGCAGCGCGGGCGTGTCGTGGGACGAGGGCGGGCGCGAGGGTTTCAGCCGTGCCTACCTGCACC from Acidovorax sp. A79 includes the following:
- a CDS encoding AEC family transporter, encoding MLSVLLITFPFFALVLCGYLAARRGVLPQPAIPGLNAFVLYFALPCMLYRFGASTPIGQLLDPAVAGVYVVCALAMVGGTVALTRSARIGWNDAAFGALVAAFPNTGFMGVPLLVALLGAQSAGPAIVTIVVDMVITSSLCIALSRLDGAGTHGVGVALRSAFKGMATNPMPWSIALGALASALQFTLPGPVDKTIAMLADAASPVALFTIGAVLARSQMNQHEQVPARDYVPIALAKLLVHPLLVWGAGTAAIALGVPLTPFALTVLVLLAALPSASNVSLLAEKFGANNGRVARIILVSTALAFLSFSAAVALLA
- a CDS encoding ABC transporter substrate-binding protein, translated to MHLPAPLRALRPLRARAPLQPGTRRRRGRGALGAALLACAAALAPAHAQLGSTAPVRVGVVGPFTGPSADFGVPMLNGIKLAVDEINAVGGYLGRPLELVIKDDAANPDQGRKVSQELLGEKVVATIGFCNTGVALKAIDLFQEARSPLIVPCSTGTAVTARYPAADSYIFRVQARDALQAPFMVDDIVKRGWDKVAIFADKTGYGEGGYNDVVAALAAKNLKPVHVARFDLGVKDLTAELAAARAAGANVVYSYTVGPENATIANGKKAMGWKVPQVGAWPLSFPFFLEGAKDAAEGALMVQTFIAEPSNERRASFLSSYTRKYNGKVAVPMAAANAYDATYLLMYSFLGIRDGNLSGKAIKESLEGRMKTYYGVVSTYDKPFSVQDKEAITRNMLVIGMVRNGAITFAYPEDAKRNLIVQRKQ
- a CDS encoding ATP-dependent helicase, with protein sequence MSAGLNLAQLQAVHYTDGACLVLAGAGSGKTRVITQKIAHMIEKGMEPRRIAAITFTNKAAAEMRERAKGLIGRRAKDVLVCTFHALGVRMVREDGSVLGLKPQFSILDADDVTGILKEASGGTTDMATARQWQWVISKWKNMGLTSEQALAQAADDNERIIATLMARYEERLAAYQSVDFDDLIGMPLRLLRDFPEVRAKWQAALSHVLVDEYQDTNATQYELLKLLVGENGHFTAVGDDDQSIYGWRGATLDNLKKLPIDFPHLKVIKLEQNYRSTSAILRAANNVIGPNPKLFPKTLFSELGEGEPVRVVDADSEEHEAERAVARIQSLRAASNPPPDWKAFAILYRANHQAKPFEKALRKANIPYKVSGGTSFFDRAEIKDLCAWFRLWINNDDDPAFLRAITTPKRGIGHTTLAALGAFATQHKQSMFGALFNGMLPAAVPKRAMDGLHEFGRYINYLEYSARRVHGAEESRTFLNEWLKEIGYEQHLYDNEDSEKVAAARWSNVMEFCDWMAQRAGGQIDDTAGAVVAKETKSLLEVSQTIALLSTISEREQEQDMVTLSTLHASKGLEWPHVVLVGVTEGMLPFKLDDDEGRQQKVSDDTLQRLQEERRLMYVGITRAQRTLAVSWTKRRKKGREMVAAQPSRFIAEMGLDKTTAREDPREKLKALRAEFAAKAQATSAANAAVAAQPAPTA
- a CDS encoding phospholipase A, whose product is MTATPAAAPSRRTLALLVAAALAPAGAALAQAVAPAGATASAAGGAESAWRRCTALSSDNQARLACFDQWAADQQSWNAPGASAAASAVPPPVDTTLPATRVIDVARTEGCRDPQYSDLSRFWELESGSDCGTFSFRGYRPITVSVVASSNVNRQPTSDAADHSATESTPYRRTENRIQLSVRTKLAQGLLTQGHPTLKDSVWFGYSQQSYWQLFTPQISRPFRATDHEPEVMYVYPTTAQLPFGWKWRYSGIGLVHQSNGQSKPLSRSWNRVYLMTGMELSNSFSVNARLWKRVPESSGSDDNPGISDYVGRGELSAFWNVNKDNTVGATLRHSLSSSDRGSVRLEWLQTVGTGLFGSKSNLRLHTQLFSGYGDSMIDYNRKRTVFSLGLSLVDF
- a CDS encoding universal stress protein, which codes for MLKILIAVDGSELSLDGVHHALALLGQGLKASVVLANVQEPATLYELVTTRDPDLIAAASLEAGQHLMASARALLDAAGVAYETDVGVGDVAHTLVDMIERSGCDMVIIGAKGQGAITSALLGSVSQEVAHASPVPVTIVKHAEVLEALESDVAEDTEA
- the tgt gene encoding tRNA guanosine(34) transglycosylase Tgt, translating into MLQFDLLKTDPTSHARRGTLTLNHGVVQTPIFMPVGTYGTVKGVMPRSLHDMGAQIILGNTFHLWMRPGLDVMQSFGGLHGFEKWDKPILTDSGGFQVWSLGAMRKITEEGVTFASPVNGDKLFMSPEVSMQIQTTLNSDIVMQLDECTPYETKGHLTTEAEARKSMEMSLRWAKRSRDEFQRLENPNALFGIVQGGMYKNLRQESLERLVEMDFPGYAVGGVSVGEPKDEMLDIMAHTPHRLPAHKPRYLMGVGTPEDLVQGVADGVDMFDCVMPTRNARNGTLFTRFGDLKIRNARHKADHQPLDTSCTCYACAGSAGVSWDEGGREGFSRAYLHHLDRCGEMLGPMLTTVHNLHYYLNLMREVRESLDAGAFAQFRARFKAERARGV